The window AGTTTGATCCCTAATTCTTCACTAATCACGCGACCTCCGGTTAAAATCGCGATATCTTCCAGCATCGCTTTCCGTCGATCACCAAATCCAGGCGCTTTCACCGCCGCACACGCTAATGTTCCACGAATCTTATTCACCACTAATGTCGCTAACGCTTCTCCTTCAACTTCTTCTGCAATAATCAGCAACGGTTTCCCACGTTGCGCGATCTTCTCTAATAGCGGCAATAAATCTTTCATCACTGAAATCTTCTTTTCGTGAATGAGAATATACGCATCTTCTAATACCGCTTCCATTCTTTCCGGATCCGTCACGAAATACGGTGAAATATATCCACGGTCAAACTGCATCCCTTCAACAACTTCCAGCGAAGTTTCCATTGCTTTTGCTTCCTCGACGGTAATAACCCCATCTTTCCCGACTTTTTCCATCGCATCCGCTATCAGGTTCCCGATTTGGGAATCGCCATTCGCTGAAATCGTTCCAACTTGAGCGATTTCTTTCTTGCCTTTGGTTGGAATACTTAACTTCTTTAATTCCTCTACAACTGCTTCAACAGCTTTATCAATTCCGCGTTTTAACGCCATCGGATTCGCTCCCGCAGTAACGTTTTTCATTCCTTCTCGATAAATTGATTGCGCTAGTATGGTTGCGGTTGTTGTTCCGTCACCAGCGACATCTGAGGTTTTACTGGCAACCTCTTTAACCATCTGCGCACCCATATCTTCAAATGGGTCTTCTAGCTCAATTTCTTTCGCTACGGTTACCCCATCTTTGGTTATCGTTGGAGAACCAAATTTCTTATCCAGCACGACGTTCCGCCCTTTCGGACCTAGGGTAACTTTAACGGCATCCGCCATTTTATCTACTCCACGAAGGATCGCGCGTCGTGCTTCATCGCTATAAAGCAACTGTTTTGCTGCCATAACCTTTCCAACCTCCTTGTTAGATTAAACCTCCAAATCCAAAATTTACACTCCAAAGTCCAAATAAATCATTTTAATCCTTGATTGATTAAGTGATTTATTTGACATTTGGATTTGGGATTTTCCATTTATTCTATGATTCCTAAAACATCTTCTTCCCGCATGATGAGATATTCTTCATCACCGAGTTTAACTTCATTACCTGAATATTTCCCGAATAGGATTTTATCACCTTTTTTAAGTTCCATCGGGATTTTCTTGCCGGAATCATCAACTCGACCCGGACCAACCGCAATCACTTCACCCTGTTGCGGTTTTTCTTTTGCGGTATCCGGAATAATGATTCCGCCTTTTTTAACTTCTTCTTCTTCAATTCGTTTGACCAGAATACGGTCACCTAATGGTTTTATCTTAATTGCCATAATGTTCTTCGACTCCTTTCCTCAAAAATTTTTTAGCGTAACTAGGTTTGGTTAGTTCAAGGTTGGGTAATAATGAATTCACCTCCTTTTCAACACATAATTTATCGTTGTAAATAATAACTATTATGGTATTGATTTATCTAGGGTTATGTTTTATAGATATTATTGAGACTGGCTATATAATAAGAAATGGCGTACCATTGAAAAGCAACTTCTATGCCGATAAAAAATAATTTATTATTTGCCTAGGGTAATCTTGTTCATGCATTTAATAAACGATTGAATTTATTGAGTATTATAGTTGACCAAGTTATTGTCAAATTTTTATAACTTTTTTTCATGGTCGAAAGATACTGTTGCGACTACGCCATTTTGGCACGAACGCCCAGACAAGTGCATCCTATTCTCTGTCATATTGGCTATTGTATCTGATTTATACTGGAGAGGAAACGGAATTGAACTGATCAATTCCGTTCCAAAGCCGTTTGATGTAAACAATGCTTAATAAAATGATATTGATTTTTTTCCATAGAGACGCCAATCTTACTTATGATGAGAAATAAGTCACATACTTTATTGGTTTTTTGAAAAGAAAATTATAGAATATAATAATTCTGATAATTAAATATTGTGCTACAATATTACCCAAAACTGTTAAGAAAGGAAACTGTTTATGTTTCGGAATTACCCAATGTATCTATCAGTATTTACGTTCTATTTCATTTTTCTTGGTTTGAGCTATAGTATCGCAAAAACGAAAATAACTCTTACTGAACAGGATAAACTCATTGCGCTTGAACTGAACATCAAACCGGATAAACTCGCTGAATTAAAAGCAAAACCGATGTATAAATTTTCAGAGAAAGATTTAGATATTTATCTCGGGTATATCCAAAAAGCGGAACCGAACCTACGTAATCGCGTTGTCCATCTTGGCCGGAAAAATATCGGACAACCATATAAAATATATCTACTCGGTGAGTTCCCGTTCGAACTCTATGATGCTGACCCGATGTATTGCTTGAAACAGAGCGATTGTGTCGTTTTCTCTGAGCATACGTATGCGATGGCGTTAGCGAAAAACTGGCGTGAATTTTTCGTTCTCTTGCAACGGATACGATACAAAAATGGCGAAATCGGTATGCTTACTCGTAACCATTACACGGAAGCAGATTGGGATATTAACAACTCTTGGTTGGTAGAAGATATCACGGAAGAATTGGTCGGGAACCGAGCGGCAACGTTCTCTGCGGATATCAACCGGGCAGCATTTTTCGAAAAATATCATATCGGACAAGATATTCCGATTCAGAAATTTTCAACGAAATATATCCCCTGCGAACTTATTCCGGAAGTTCTTGATAAATTGCAAAACGGCGATTTCGTTAATGTGGTTCGTGGTTACGATGCCCCGAGTTGGGTCGGCCATACCGGATTGATCGCTATCGCTCCAGATGGCACAGTCGATTTCCTGCATTCAACTCCACCGAAAGTAACTGAACAACCGCTATTAGAATATATGAATAAAGCGGTTAGCCGCTGGGCTGAAATTGATAAACATAACGCGTATGTTGATGAAATGAAGAAAAAAGGGATAACCTATGAACGGAAAGGGTTTTTCCGTAAAAAAGTAGCATTAAAAAAACAAGCGAAATTATACGGATTCAAATTTTTACGGCTGCGCGATAATCCGCTTGATGAACTTCGTAAACTCGATGGAGCTGATACTCCTC is drawn from bacterium and contains these coding sequences:
- the groL gene encoding chaperonin GroEL (60 kDa chaperone family; promotes refolding of misfolded polypeptides especially under stressful conditions; forms two stacked rings of heptamers to form a barrel-shaped 14mer; ends can be capped by GroES; misfolded proteins enter the barrel where they are refolded when GroES binds), with translation MAAKQLLYSDEARRAILRGVDKMADAVKVTLGPKGRNVVLDKKFGSPTITKDGVTVAKEIELEDPFEDMGAQMVKEVASKTSDVAGDGTTTATILAQSIYREGMKNVTAGANPMALKRGIDKAVEAVVEELKKLSIPTKGKKEIAQVGTISANGDSQIGNLIADAMEKVGKDGVITVEEAKAMETSLEVVEGMQFDRGYISPYFVTDPERMEAVLEDAYILIHEKKISVMKDLLPLLEKIAQRGKPLLIIAEEVEGEALATLVVNKIRGTLACAAVKAPGFGDRRKAMLEDIAILTGGRVISEELGIKLENVKLEDLGRAKRITIDKDNTTIVEGAGKKADIEGRIAQIRMQIEDTKSDYDREKLQERLAKLAGGVAVINVGAATETEMKEKKARVEDALHAVRAAVEEGIVPGGGVAYLRTLPALEKVKASGEEKVGVEIVKRALEEPLRQLAENAGQEGSVIVEKVKSEKGNFGFNAETIEFEDLVAAGIIDPTKVTRTALQNAASIAGLMLTTEALVTDVPEKEKPPMPPHGGGYGGDMY
- the groES gene encoding co-chaperone GroES, with the translated sequence MAIKIKPLGDRILVKRIEEEEVKKGGIIIPDTAKEKPQQGEVIAVGPGRVDDSGKKIPMELKKGDKILFGKYSGNEVKLGDEEYLIMREEDVLGIIE
- a CDS encoding DUF1460 domain-containing protein, with the translated sequence MFRNYPMYLSVFTFYFIFLGLSYSIAKTKITLTEQDKLIALELNIKPDKLAELKAKPMYKFSEKDLDIYLGYIQKAEPNLRNRVVHLGRKNIGQPYKIYLLGEFPFELYDADPMYCLKQSDCVVFSEHTYAMALAKNWREFFVLLQRIRYKNGEIGMLTRNHYTEADWDINNSWLVEDITEELVGNRAATFSADINRAAFFEKYHIGQDIPIQKFSTKYIPCELIPEVLDKLQNGDFVNVVRGYDAPSWVGHTGLIAIAPDGTVDFLHSTPPKVTEQPLLEYMNKAVSRWAEIDKHNAYVDEMKKKGITYERKGFFRKKVALKKQAKLYGFKFLRLRDNPLDELRKLDGADTPRVTAPLGLLKNHE